In Ignavibacteria bacterium, the sequence AAGTAGTTATATTGTCGTACTTTAATTCTAAAAGTAATGCTAAAATTAATCTTGAATCTAACCCTCCACTCAAAGGGATCCAAACAGGGGCTCCATTCAACGATGTAATCATTTTTGTAAAAGTTTTTATTGTCTTTCCGTGAAGTTCCTCTAATAGATTTTCTTCCGATTCAGTGGATGTTTTATCAACAAAATATCTAAAATAACGGTTTGAACTGACGCTATTTGTTTTTAAGTCAACAATAATAATCTCAGCTGATTGTAATTGTTTTATCTCGACTAAAATGGTTGAGTCTCCGATTGTGTATCCTGCCATCTTGAATATAAGAATAGATGAAGGATCATAGTCTTTTAACGAAAACTTTCGTTGAAGAGTAGGTGCCGAGTTTGAAAAGTAAATATTATTATCATTTCGAAAATAATAAATTGGAAAAGACCTTATTTTGTCCACAACTGCAAACCCTATTGCAGGAGTAATGACAATAAAAGAAAAATGACCAGAAAAACCTTTTAAATGCTCACTGATAATTTCTTTTATCTTTTGAAAATGGTGGCCTGCATTTAACTGAAATATTTCTATTAACTTTATATTAGCCTTTTTACCTGAATAATAAGCGCCATCATACCAATATGACCCTATAGATATTATTATAATATCTTCAAGTATAGATTTGCTCCATTTTACATCTTCAGCGTAAATTATTTCGAATTTCATAAAATCCATTTTGTTTAACTACTTTTATTGCCATAATTCATGCATATTAAAGACAAAACATCTATTTATTAACAATAATTCTAAATAATAAATGATCATCTAATGATTTTATTAATTTATTTGATGGAATTAATAGTTTTTTAGGAGCAAAAGGATTCCATGAAATTGATGTTGGTATAAGAACAGGGAAAAGATTATATGGTTTAAATAACTTTTTAAGTTCTTTTTTCGTATAATATTTTACATGGGTATGATCATCGGTAATTGCACTTGGTAATTTCCCTATTATTACCCTTAATCGAGAAAGGAAAGAAAGTATATTTGGTATAGTCATCAAAATTAATCCACCGCTTTTAGTAACCCGAATAATTTCGTTTAAATAATTTTCTGGATTTTTCAAATGTTCGAGTACCATAAATGAAACGACAATGTCGAAATAGCTAGACTCAAA encodes:
- a CDS encoding class I SAM-dependent methyltransferase, producing MDKRKEFTEKAFDRIFLEKEKLSYRFNDDELSIRDLKVKQQLLEVGVFGKKYLDIGPGTGRWLQFVKNNGASYCGAIDISQESLNRCNKLCDKTQKADVECEIFNFESSYFDIVVSFMVLEHLKNPENYLNEIIRVTKSGGLILMTIPNILSFLSRLRVIIGKLPSAITDDHTHVKYYTKKELKKLFKPYNLFPVLIPTSISWNPFAPKKLLIPSNKLIKSLDDHLLFRIIVNK